CCGCGGGATCGTAGCCGGAGCGCTTCCAGGACGTATTCGCCGCCGGTCCACACTGTGATCAGCACTGCCGCCATCATGACTGCGAAGGCCACCCGAATGAGCCACGGGGCCAGGGCGGCGAGGGGCAGCAGATAGAGGAAGATTGCGGCGGTCTGCACTACTGTCTTGAGTTTGCCGCCACGCGAGGCCGGGATGACGCCGTAGCGGATCACGAAGAAACGCAGGGCGGTGATGCCCCATTCCCGGACCAGAATGACGATAGTGACCCACCACGGCAATTCCCCCAGGACGGAGAGCATCACCAGCGCGGAACCGATCAGCAGCTTGTCAGCGATGGGGTCGGCAATCTTGCCGAAGTCGGTGATGAGGCCCCGGCTCCTGGCGATGTCGCCGTCGAGCTTGTCCGTGTAGATCGCGACGGCGAACGCCAGTACCGCCGCCCAGCGCCAGAGCCCTGACTCGCTGTGCAGGCCGGGGGCATCCGCAAGGAGGAACCAGACGAAGAACGGCACCAACGCAATGCGGAGCATGGTCAGGATGTTGGGAAGATTCCAGATCCCCGCACTGCCTGAGTCGGCGGCGGTTGCTTCGGTGCTAGTCACCCTCCTAGGCTACATTCTTTGGGCTAGCGCCCGGTGAGTGACCAGGCGTCCTCTGAACCGTCCTCATCGTCTCCGTGCGAGCCCGGGGGCGAATCGGCGCCGTCGTAATATTCAACGTTCTGCGCGCGCTGATCCAGGTCGGCTGCCACGAGGTCTTCGGCATAGCCGCCCTGGGCGATATTCGCGTTGGCGTTGTCACTCAGGGCCGCCGTTTGCGAGTCCGCGGCAGTCGGCGCGTCTAGCCCCTTCATGGCAGCAAGCACAGCGGCGAGGTCGTCAGGTTTGACCAGCACGTCGCGGGCCTTGGAGCCTTCGGACGGACCCACCACTCCCCTGGATTCCAGCAGGTCCATCAGCCGTCCCGCCTTGGCGAAACCGACGCGCAGTTTGCGCTGGAGCATCGAGGTGGAGCCGAACTGCGTGGTGACCACGAGTTCGGTGGCCTGCAGCAGTACCTCAAGATCATCCCCGATGTCGTCGTCGATCTGCTTTTTCTGCGCTTCGGGGGCAACGTCGTCGCGGTAGACGGCCTTCAGCTGGCCCTTGACGTGCTCCACGACCTTGTGAATTTCGGATTCGGTCACCCAGGCGCCCTGTACGCGCATGGCCTTCGAGGCCCCCATGGGCAGGAACAGGGCATCGCCCTGGCCGATGAGTTTTTCGGCGCCGGGCTGGTCCAGGACCACGCGGGAGTCGGTCACGGAGGATGTCGCGAAGGCCATCCGGGACGGGACGTTGGCCTTGATGAGGCCGGTAACCACGTCGACCGAGGGCCGCTGGGTGGCCAGGACCAGGTGGATGCCGGCGGCACGCGCGAGCTGGGTGATCCGGACGATGGAATCCTCGACGTCGCGCGGGGCCACCATCATGAGGTCGGCCAGCTCGTCCACGATCACCAGCAGGTACGGGTAGGGCCGGATGACCCGCTTGGAGTCGACAGGCGGCTGGACCTTGCCTGCCCGGACCGCCTTGTTGAAGTCGTCGATGTGCTTGAAACCGTAGTTGGCGAGGTCGTCGTAGCGGGCGTCCATCTCGCGGACCACCCACTGGAGGGCCTCCGCGGCCTTCTTCGGGTTGGTGATGATCGGCGTGATCAGGTGCGGGACGCCCTCGTAGGCGGTCAGTTCGACGCGCTTGGGGTCCACCATCACCATCCGGACCTCATCCGGGGTGGCCCTCATCAGGATGGAGGTGATCATGGAGTTCACGAAGGACGACTTGCCTGCACCGGTGGCGCCGGCCACGAGCAGGTGCGGCATCTTCGCGAGGTTGGCTACGACGTAGCCGCCTTCGACGTCCTTGCCCACGCCCATCACCATGGGGTGGTCGGTCCGCCGGGCGTTCTGGCTCCGGAGCACATCGCCGAGGGACACGGTCTCACGGTCGGTGTTAGGGATTTCGATGCCGATGGCGGACTTGCCGGGAATCGGACTCAGGATCCGGACATCTGAACTGGCAACGGCGTACGAGATGTTCTTGGACAAGGCGGTGACGCGTTCCACCTTCGTGCCCGGGGAGAGCTCAATTTCGTACCGCGTCACGGTGGGACCGCGGCTAAAGCCCGTGACCTGGGCTTCCACGTTGAACTGGTTGAGGGTTTCCGTCAGCGACGCGACAATGGCGTCGTTCGCTTCGGTGCGCTCCTTGGGGATGGAGCCCGGCGTCAGGACGTCCGACGACGGCAGGGTGTACGTGACGTCGCCGGCCAGGGACAACTGCTCGGTCCGCT
Above is a window of Arthrobacter pascens DNA encoding:
- the pgsA gene encoding CDP-diacylglycerol--glycerol-3-phosphate 3-phosphatidyltransferase, with the translated sequence MTSTEATAADSGSAGIWNLPNILTMLRIALVPFFVWFLLADAPGLHSESGLWRWAAVLAFAVAIYTDKLDGDIARSRGLITDFGKIADPIADKLLIGSALVMLSVLGELPWWVTIVILVREWGITALRFFVIRYGVIPASRGGKLKTVVQTAAIFLYLLPLAALAPWLIRVAFAVMMAAVLITVWTGGEYVLEALRLRSRGKRAGTAGT
- a CDS encoding FtsK/SpoIIIE family DNA translocase; the protein is MATRTTSAPRGNTGGTSGGKSGSSAGRGTGSTTPRTGRTGSSTRAPRTRQLPAVEQRQPWPLRVLGGAWLGIGHMVGGGVRRIGHDVSDLPAEQRRDGAALFNLGLGVFIATFAWWGLTGWFPDTVYAVVNGTFGWISLLLPLMLFVCAFRLFRRPADGRGNNRVGIGFLIMTFAGCGLAHVLGGQPTVAQGFDGLRQAGGMLGFLAASPLAAIHAAVPLAIYGLLAFVSLLIITATPFGAIPRRLRGAYEHLMGIDLQEADDAGHDRSYLYETPAATAPKKKRRRLFGKDEENDAGLEGYVGDEAFEHAVIDDDAPAGDNESKGPSLAPGVRRPTQAEIAVEKIKAAQGLGTAGKAAAGENATEAIPLVTPGMVAAGSLNPVKVPANPVAPAPLPIPIPQRTEQLSLAGDVTYTLPSSDVLTPGSIPKERTEANDAIVASLTETLNQFNVEAQVTGFSRGPTVTRYEIELSPGTKVERVTALSKNISYAVASSDVRILSPIPGKSAIGIEIPNTDRETVSLGDVLRSQNARRTDHPMVMGVGKDVEGGYVVANLAKMPHLLVAGATGAGKSSFVNSMITSILMRATPDEVRMVMVDPKRVELTAYEGVPHLITPIITNPKKAAEALQWVVREMDARYDDLANYGFKHIDDFNKAVRAGKVQPPVDSKRVIRPYPYLLVIVDELADLMMVAPRDVEDSIVRITQLARAAGIHLVLATQRPSVDVVTGLIKANVPSRMAFATSSVTDSRVVLDQPGAEKLIGQGDALFLPMGASKAMRVQGAWVTESEIHKVVEHVKGQLKAVYRDDVAPEAQKKQIDDDIGDDLEVLLQATELVVTTQFGSTSMLQRKLRVGFAKAGRLMDLLESRGVVGPSEGSKARDVLVKPDDLAAVLAAMKGLDAPTAADSQTAALSDNANANIAQGGYAEDLVAADLDQRAQNVEYYDGADSPPGSHGDDEDGSEDAWSLTGR